In Vicinamibacterales bacterium, the sequence ATGAACATACGTTGCCCGAAAAGTTGACTCTTTGCTGTGGAAGACAAAACCGCGGGGTGGCAATACTTGGGGAAACGCTGTTCCTGGGAACGTTAGACGCCAAACTTATTGCCTTGGACGCAAAAACGGGTACGGTGCAGTGGGAGGCGCAGAGCGCCGACCCGGCAACTGGTTATAGTAAAACGGCCGCCCCACTCGTGGTTGGGGACAAGGTCATCAGTGGAATTGCAGGTGGAGAATACGGCATCCGGGGATTTCTCGATGCCTATGATGCACACACTGGTGAGCGAGTCTGGCGTTTCTACACGATTCCTGGAGAAGGTGAGCCACACAATGACACCTGGGAGGATGACTCCTGGAAGACTGGTGGTGCGCCCACCTGGATCACTGGAGCCTACGATCCTGATTTAAATCTTGTGTATTGGGGCACGGGCAACCCCGGGCCGGATTGGAACGGTGAAGCCCGGGAGGGTGACAATCTCTATTCCGACTCCGTGATAGCCCTGGACGCCGATACGGGAGAATTAAGATGGCATTTTCAATTTACCCCACATGATGTGCACGACTGGGATGCGACACAGATTCCTATTCTCATCGACATCGAGTTCGATGGACGCCCACGAAAACTGATGCTATTCCCGAACCGGAATGCTTTTTTTTACGTGTTGGACCGCGTGACAGGCGAGTTTCTGCGCGGGACACCTTTTGCAATGCAGACGTGGGCTGAACGCATTGATGAAAATGGCCGGCCGATTCGTATTCCCGGGATGTTGCCAAACGAAGAGGGGGTGCTTGTATACCCGTCAATCAATGGGGCAGCCAATTGGTGGTCCAATACCTATAGTCCGCGCACTGAACTACTCTACGTAGTGACCTACGATGGTGCCGACACCTTTTATATTGGTGAAGATGAGTATGTGCCAGGAGAACTGTTCGTTGGAGGCGGCGGAGAACGCTACGTGCCACAGGAGACGTATGCGAGTATGATTCGCGCCCTTGAACCGCGCACCGGAGACACTCGCTGGGAATTTCCATTACAACCGAAGACGCAATCAGGACTATTGTCAACAGCCTCTGACCTGGTCTTCGGAGGAAGCGTCGACGGGTTTTTTTATGCCCTAGACGCGGTCAACGGCACAGAGCTCTGGCGTATAAATGTCGGGGGCAATGTGAAAGCGGCTCCGATTTCCTTTATGGTGGGCTCCGTTCAATACGTCACCGTTGCCGCCGGGAATTCAATACTTACGTTTGGCTTGGACTGAGCGCTGGATGCCGGTGTGAAGGATTTATGTAGGGACTGGATCCTCCAGGAACCACAATTTCCCTAATTGCAAGACGTTAAGAGATGCAGCGTGCAGTCAAGATTCTTGTACTCAGTAGCGGTCTGCTTGCCGTTGCGTGTGGAGGGGGTAGCGGCGGTGGCAGTTCGCCGACAGCGCCGAGTGCTACAACCACGTCCACGTTTACTGGGACCGTCACCAATATTGTGACCGGCGCGGTGGTCTCAGATGCCACCATTACGATCGGCACCGTCTCGGCGACGAGCACGACTGACGGCACGTATAGCTTGACGGTCACGGCGGCCGGGACCCCAAGTTTTTCGGCGGCGGCATCCGGCTTTTTCACTCGCGTATCGGTAGTATCGATGAGTGGGTCCAAAACCATCAATCCGGAGATTATTCCTCAAGGAGATGGCTTCAACCTGGCGGTTTATAACCAGCGGTTCCGTGACAACAATAATCGAGGGACCGCGCGCTGGACCTCGCAACCAACTTATGTAATTTTTACCCAGGAATTTGACTGCATCGAACTAACAACTGACGGCAATGCATGTATGAAAATGCAAGCGAAGGAGGCGAACGCTCCTGCATTTTTTGAGACCAATGTTCGGGCCTCCATTGCCAAGGCGGCGCAGTTGACGGGGAACGTAATCGGTGGGGCACCGATTACAACGAAGACACACCCAGTTGGCACCATCTTATACGGTGGCGATTGGGGAATGACGGTAGGTACTATCAGTTTTATACATCTAACAGGTCTCTATTCGAGATTCAGTGCCGGTGCGTGGGGTGACCCGAACGATAAAGTTAATTTGAGTTATAGCGGAGATAAATCTCCATCCGAACGTGGCACCTCTCACGACTTCGGCATTCACCTGCACGAGGTTGGGCATGCACTGGGTTATGGTCACCCGGACGGGGCTGGCAACATGCTGGAACCTGGCATTATGGGCCCGTTTCCGTATCAGTTCACTAGCGTCGACGAATTACATGGCAGGATTCTATACAAACGGCCAAATGGCAGTTTGACACCTGACCGCGATCCGGCCGGAACCACGATCAATTAAGCATGAAAAGATTGACCTGGGTCTAGCTGCGACCCCGGCACGTTAACCCCTCCGCCTCCCCGCTGATT encodes:
- a CDS encoding PQQ-dependent dehydrogenase, methanol/ethanol family; translated protein: MQSRLYITVGCALLLWVSPGYAQQPTPPSGSPVTSERLLNASEEPENWLMYSGQYNSQRHSRLTAIDKSNVDQLEVKWVKQLETLADVETTPLVVDGVMYLTQSPSNVIALDASTGSHFWTYEHTLPEKLTLCCGRQNRGVAILGETLFLGTLDAKLIALDAKTGTVQWEAQSADPATGYSKTAAPLVVGDKVISGIAGGEYGIRGFLDAYDAHTGERVWRFYTIPGEGEPHNDTWEDDSWKTGGAPTWITGAYDPDLNLVYWGTGNPGPDWNGEAREGDNLYSDSVIALDADTGELRWHFQFTPHDVHDWDATQIPILIDIEFDGRPRKLMLFPNRNAFFYVLDRVTGEFLRGTPFAMQTWAERIDENGRPIRIPGMLPNEEGVLVYPSINGAANWWSNTYSPRTELLYVVTYDGADTFYIGEDEYVPGELFVGGGGERYVPQETYASMIRALEPRTGDTRWEFPLQPKTQSGLLSTASDLVFGGSVDGFFYALDAVNGTELWRINVGGNVKAAPISFMVGSVQYVTVAAGNSILTFGLD